From the genome of Neodiprion pinetum isolate iyNeoPine1 chromosome 3, iyNeoPine1.2, whole genome shotgun sequence, one region includes:
- the LOC124214461 gene encoding uncharacterized protein isoform X4: MDSSYNSLTTLTFLLSFMVLQSFEELVLLHHPTIENGPTRNVTCVSDFDDAALIWNSNKDFEPDETRNNLANFQPKNPASDKDVRCAIWDKLRCKIRWAKTGNWSLFKSNTAPMGPAFDYRWEDFKEYVFENSVNKNEFQPVGEVPEGFGSVFFSARGRRSVQVVLCETQNATMSSCFSISLAVKNGNMSNIASCEKGIPKKGKKKQNVGCNTKIKREHNEEDIFHPYEWRTFGLSWNSSDHSIKVFNGTDIKPFLENNFENWYNVKHILVRSNKETRIRFHLYDYWLTTQKNTILSTAAFNQHDQKLCMKLLVSLCSECTLNITLVDADKNSRFPLKNISRKGETSRYGETVLWESFKIEVLSADITKLVKLEVQTFINEDEERGYWAIDNFRMCESEVESSHASTKIEAFHDCTTISEQSKKYLLSHSTRKSTVTIYREKHSYTWPKIYCQKLSNNVTENAVIYLPEEINHADTIQDHKFHGETEKAKQSPKTNFDAGWIICRSNGCVSDQGHTDIANECVKECLDGFYGHDCKKCGICNDAEPCNKTTGFCDKGCADLELSPPLCKPVPGKVRNLISQNKWEDVIELKWDPPVDKNEILNYTVTIKRDELFGCKNLGKSSPCEDEASYEVTNTSVILRELNPYALYTATVIAKPANPKWPPTVTFRTLEKSIPTAKISHLRFNEEEDRLEWKAPEDCTTISGRHGATKLCIEKVDGPEEKPITVTVNATNFYYDLKQLKLEPYTEYNVRAYILRDAETASENHNVYAELTWRSPPTGKHTFLNRTYKLSDGELKCKLWTEYVCLKNVNFKPGSSVEVSAKNKHVEEPGSPDNVTFNMDDWFKKPPGKPLKLTAHPQTYGTVILKWRDPSFTPVTIAKFCINVEILSTNLIADPTYLYPITQNYDVTEKQNEYQTTINVATASRYRISVKAVNQRNVESVSAYRNVSVKPSLAFESINKLDMKRDENIIRLKIPALINATRNTMLHVTVKRFLTCERKDSKPSLEKHLNSEVILMNDIKVTDNEPKIVNISMSKTVRFVDNCLLLSKEYFKIEVRVNDSFSKETDDLPRFTAIRSLQEKPQKQNLLWLLLVIPLTMTILLLIYFRTRLRPGMQKNQHSTVSLPMSVNFGAPSKITSTPCAVKQSIDPPPPPPNLSPRSVSEQSKPDVVQSDDQSRPVKIEEFEEYAKEALASGLLEFQYTQFPKGFLSTCRYAKLPENKSKNRYSDRVPYDKNRVELEKVSDDPYSDYINASYVQGYRKTRAYIATQGPKPNTVKDFWKMVWQENARVICMVANIIESGKTKCEKYWPECGSNIKYGDIIVSNIGHEVLADYVVRTLQIECQNDKREITHLHYTGWPDHGVPMYTQSLVAYLKKILATPAGKGPVVVHCSAGVGRTGTIILCDICLRQAVVERIIDMPMVVRRMRGDRANMVDNAQQYCLAHLVVLESIFAGQTQMQCSNDLPEQINKMRQQLPLDMQRLKDAVWQDRVLQSMWAAGGFAHENIGNKGSELVPVNPAKSEFEQPPSFARVGNYSNIISVVGVKVKNQYLVSQLPSPSTLRETWKIIGEMNVELVIVLQSAKPQDDTPICDIITSQPICVPLPYLQVITERSFEDKHFTTHQLLLIDTSQEEERLQTVTVITCTGWGCDEGGKPPTVKSLVSLWNSSEKIPRKAGPVLVLCRDGVTACGLYVALSFMLERMAMERECDVISAVRAVRRSNPGFVKSKEQFEYLYDAAVNYFGCFETYANFS, encoded by the exons ATGGATTCCTCTTACAATTCCCTTACCACCCTGACGTTTTTGCTGTCTTTTATGGTTCTACAGAGTTTCGAAGAGCTAGTTTTGCTGCACCATCCTACGATAGAAAATGGACCGACAAGAAATGTGACTTGCGTGTCAGATTTCGACGACGCTGCGTTGATATGGAATTCCAATAAGGACTTTGAACCTGACGAGACAAGGAATAATTTGGCCA ATTTTCAGCCGAAGAACCCAGCGTCAGATAAGGACGTCAGATGTGCAATTTGGGATAAATTGCGTTGCAAGATACGTTGGGCAAAAACCGGTAATTGGAGCTTATTCAAGTCTAATACAGCGCCAATGGGTCCCGCGTTCGACTATCGATGGGAAG ATTTCAAGGAATACGTCTTTGAGAACTCAGttaacaaaaatgaatttcaacctGTCGGTGAGGTGCCAGAGGGGTTCGGCAGCGTATTTTTCTCAGCCCGAGGAAGACGTTCAGTTCAAGTAGTTTTATGCGAAACTCAAAATGCAACAATGTCGTCATGCTTTTCTATAAGCCTCGCGGTTAAAAACGGGAATATGTCGAATATTGCGTCCTGCGAAAAGGGAATACCcaagaaagggaaaaagaagCAGAACGTGGGATGCAACACTAAAATCAAGCGGGAG CACAACGAAGAAGATATTTTTCACCCGTACGAATGGCGTACGTTTGGATTATCATGGAACAGCAGTGACCATTCGATAAAGGTTTTCAACGGTACTGATATCAAGCCATTCTTGGAAAACAATTTTGAGAACTGGTATAACGTGAAACACATTCTAGTTCGAAGCAACAAAGAAACTCGCATTCGATTCCACCTTT ACGATTATTGGTTGACGACACAGAAAAATACCATCTTATCTACTGCTGCGTTCAATCAACATGACCAAAAATTGTGTATGAAACTACTGGTTAGCCTTTGCTCCGAATGCACATTAAATATTACCCTGGTAGATGCAGATAAGAATAGTAGATTtccgttaaaaaatatatcaagaAAAGGAGAAACATCTAGATACGGTGAAACTGTGCTGTGGGAATCGTTCAAAATAGAGGTGTTATCGGCAGACATCACGAAACTAGTAAAACTGGAAGTGCAAACCTTTATaaatgaagatgaagaaaGGGGTTACTGGGCAATCGATAATTTCCGAATGTGCGAATCAGAGGTTGAGTCATCCCATGCTTCTACGAAAATTGAAGCTTTTCACGATTGTACAACGATTTCCgaacaaagtaaaaaataccTTCTTTCGCACAGTACAAGAAAATCGACCGTAACTATTTATCGAGAAAAGCACTCGTACACTTGGCCCAAAATCTATTGTCAAAAACTGTCTAATAACGTCACCGAGAATGCGGTAATATATTTGCCAGAAGAAATAAATCATGCCGATACAATCC AAGATCATAAATTCCATGGTGAGACAGAAAAAGCGAAACAATCGccgaaaacaaattttgacGCAGGATGGATAATTTGTCGCTCTAACGGTTGTGTTTCTGATCAAGGTCATACGGATATTGCTAACGAGTGTGTAAAAG AATGTCTCGATGGCTTCTACGGACACGATTGCAAAAAATGTGGAATTTGCAATGATGCCGAACCCTGCAACAAGACAACTGGATTTTGCGATAAGGGGTGTGCTGACCTCGAGCTCTCACCACCGTTATGTAAACCAG TACCAGGAAAAGTACGAAACTTGATTTCCCAAAATAAATGGGAAGatgtcattgaattgaaatgggATCCCCCTGTTGACAAAAATGAAATCCTCAACTACACCGTCACAATTAAG AGAGATGAGTTGTTCGGTTGCAAGAACCTCGGAAAATCGTCGCCGTGTGAGGACGAGGCATCGTACGAAGTGACGAATACTTCTGTGATCCTCAGAGAATTGAATCCCTACGCGCTTTACACGGCAACGGTGATCGCCAAACCTGCGAACCCGAAATGGCCGCCAACGGTCACATTTCGAACACTTGAAAAGA GTATACCCACGGCAAAAATCAGCCATCTACGATTCAATGAGGAAGAAGATCGCCTCGAATGGAAGGCGCCTGAGGATTGCACGACAATTTCAGGCCGTCACGGAGCCACAAAATTGTGCATCGAAAAAGTGGACGGACCGGAAGAAAAGCCTATAACGGTGACCGTCAACGCTACAAATTTCTATTACGATTTGAAACAGCTTAAACTGGAACCGTATACGGAGTACAATGTCCGAGCTTATATCTTGAGAGATGCCGAAACAGCCTCAGAGAATCATAACGTATATGCAGAACTGACTTGGAGGTCACCACCGACCG GAAAACATACGTTCCTAAACCGGACTTACAAACTTTCCGATGGAGAGTTGAAATGCAAGCTGTGGACGGAATACGTCTGCTTGAAAAATGTTAACTTCAAACCAGGTTCTTCGGTCGAG GTTTCGGCGAAAAACAAGCACGTGGAGGAGCCAGGAAGCCCGGACAATGTTACGTTTAACATGGACGACTGGTTTAAGAAGC CACCTGGCAAACCTCTGAAGTTGACAGCGCACCCCCAAACTTATGGAACGGTGATATTGAAATGGAGAGATCCGTCGTTTACTCCGGTAACCATCGCGAAATTCTGCATCAACGTCGAAATTTTGAGTACGAACCTAATCGCAGATCCGACGTACCTGTATCCAATAACGCAAAATTATGACGTAACAGAGAAGCAGAATGAATACCAAACAACAATAAACGTCGCGACCGCGTCACGGTACCGCATTTCTGTTAAGGCGGTAAATCAGCGCAACGTTGAAAGCGTATCAGCCTACCGTAACGTTTCAGTAAAGCCAAGCCTTGCTTTCGAGAGTATAAACAAACTCGACATGAAACGCGACGAAAATATCATCCGACTCAAGATTCCTGCGCTAATTAATGCGACGCGAAATACGATGCTCCACGTGACCgtaaaaagatttttaacCTGCGAGCGAAAAGATTCAAAACCGTCATTGGAAAAACACTTGAATTCCGAAGTAATACTGATGAATGATATTAAG GTAACTGACAACGAACCGaaaatcgtgaatatttcTATGAGCAAAACTGTTCGCTTCGTGGATAATTGTCTCTTACTTTCTAAAgagtatttcaaaattgaggTTCGAGTAAATGACTCGTTCTCCAAGGAGACGGATGACCTTCCCAGGTTCACCGCTATACGAAGCCTACAAGAAAAACCTCAAAAACAGAATCTACTTTGGCTTCTACTCGTCATCCCATTAACCATGACAATTCTATTACTCATTTATTTTCG AACTCGCCTAAGACCGGGGATGCAAAAGAATCAGCACAGTACTGTTTCGCTTCCGATGAGTGTGAACTTTGGTGCACCTAGTAAGATCACATCGACTCCGTGTGCTGTGAAGCAATCAATCgacccacccccacccccaccaAACCTATCGCCACGTTCAGTTTCCGAGCAGAGTAAACCTGACGTGGTGCAATCCGATGATCAATCTCGACCTGTGAAAATCGAAGAATTTGAAGAGTACGCGAAAGAGGCCCTCGCGAGTGGACTGCTTGAATTCCAATACACG CAATTTCCGAAAGGATTCCTGTCGACGTGCCGATATGCAAAATTGCCCGAAAATAAATCGAAGAACAGATACAGCGATCGGGTACCGT ATGACAAAAACCGAGTGGAGCTTGAGAAAGTTTCGGATGATCCCTATTCCGACTATATTAACGCAAGTTACGTACAG GGTTACCGTAAAACGAGGGCCTACATCGCGACACAAGGACCAAAACCGAATACGGTAAAAGACTTTTGGAAAATGGTTTGGCAGGAGAACGCACGAGTTATTTGCATGGTAGCCAACATAATCGAGAGTGGAAAG ACAAAGTGTGAAAAGTACTGGCCGGAATGTGGTAGCAATATCAAATACGGCGATATTATCGTCTCGAACATAGGCCACGAAGTGCTTGCCGATTATGTCGTCAGGACCTTGCAGATAGAATGCCAAAATGATAAGCGTGAG ATCACGCATCTTCACTACACGGGATGGCCGGATCACGGAGTGCCGATGTACACCCAATCGCTTGTCGCCTACCTTAAAAAGATCCTGGCAACGCCCGCCGGAAAAGGTCCCGTGGTCGTCCACTGCAGTGCAGGAGTAGGCAGGACCGGCACCATAATTTTGTGCGACATCTGCCTACGCCAAGCCGTCGTCGAGAGG ATAATCGATATGCCAATGGTGGTCAGGAGAATGCGAGGGGATCGTGCCAATATGGTGGACAACGCCCAACAGTACTGCCTTGCTCATCTCGTAGTTTTGGAAAGTATTTTTGCTGGACAAACGCAAATGCAGTGTAGCAACGATTTGCCAGAacagataaataaaatgaggCAACAGCTACCACTCGACATGCAGAG GCTCAAAGATGCTGTCTGGCAGGACCGGGTTTTACAATCAATGTGGGCAGCAGGAGGCTTCGCTCATGAAAACATTGGAAACAAAGGTTCTGAACTTGTTCCAG TAAATCCCGCCAAGTCCGAGTTTGAACAGCCCCCAAGTTTCGCCAGGGTGGGAAATTACAGTAATATAATAAGCGTCGTCGgagtaaaagtgaaaaaccAATATTTGGTATCACAACTTCCCTCACCCTCTACCCTGCGTGAAACGTGGAAAATAATTGGAGAAATGAACGTGGAATTGGTAATAGTGTTGCAAAGCGCTAAGCCCCAAGACGAT ACGCCAAT
- the LOC124214461 gene encoding tyrosine-protein phosphatase Lar-like isoform X2 yields the protein MDSSYNSLTTLTFLLSFMVLQSFEELVLLHHPTIENGPTRNVTCVSDFDDAALIWNSNKDFEPDETRNNLANFQPKNPASDKDVRCAIWDKLRCKIRWAKTGNWSLFKSNTAPMGPAFDYRWEDFKEYVFENSVNKNEFQPVGEVPEGFGSVFFSARGRRSVQVVLCETQNATMSSCFSISLAVKNGNMSNIASCEKGIPKKGKKKQNVGCNTKIKREHNEEDIFHPYEWRTFGLSWNSSDHSIKVFNGTDIKPFLENNFENWYNVKHILVRSNKETRIRFHLYDYWLTTQKNTILSTAAFNQHDQKLCMKLLVSLCSECTLNITLVDADKNSRFPLKNISRKGETSRYGETVLWESFKIEVLSADITKLVKLEVQTFINEDEERGYWAIDNFRMCESEVESSHASTKIEAFHDCTTISEQSKKYLLSHSTRKSTVTIYREKHSYTWPKIYCQKLSNNVTENAVIYLPEEINHADTIHHKFHGETEKAKQSPKTNFDAGWIICRSNGCVSDQGHTDIANECVKECLDGFYGHDCKKCGICNDAEPCNKTTGFCDKGCADLELSPPLCKPVPGKVRNLISQNKWEDVIELKWDPPVDKNEILNYTVTIKRDELFGCKNLGKSSPCEDEASYEVTNTSVILRELNPYALYTATVIAKPANPKWPPTVTFRTLEKSIPTAKISHLRFNEEEDRLEWKAPEDCTTISGRHGATKLCIEKVDGPEEKPITVTVNATNFYYDLKQLKLEPYTEYNVRAYILRDAETASENHNVYAELTWRSPPTAPKPVKGLEAYEVDLNKNTASLRWKHTETSASEIESYIVLFYLGKHTFLNRTYKLSDGELKCKLWTEYVCLKNVNFKPGSSVEVSAKNKHVEEPGSPDNVTFNMDDWFKKPPGKPLKLTAHPQTYGTVILKWRDPSFTPVTIAKFCINVEILSTNLIADPTYLYPITQNYDVTEKQNEYQTTINVATASRYRISVKAVNQRNVESVSAYRNVSVKPSLAFESINKLDMKRDENIIRLKIPALINATRNTMLHVTVKRFLTCERKDSKPSLEKHLNSEVILMNDIKVTDNEPKIVNISMSKTVRFVDNCLLLSKEYFKIEVRVNDSFSKETDDLPRFTAIRSLQEKPQKQNLLWLLLVIPLTMTILLLIYFRTRLRPGMQKNQHSTVSLPMSVNFGAPSKITSTPCAVKQSIDPPPPPPNLSPRSVSEQSKPDVVQSDDQSRPVKIEEFEEYAKEALASGLLEFQYTQFPKGFLSTCRYAKLPENKSKNRYSDRVPYDKNRVELEKVSDDPYSDYINASYVQGYRKTRAYIATQGPKPNTVKDFWKMVWQENARVICMVANIIESGKTKCEKYWPECGSNIKYGDIIVSNIGHEVLADYVVRTLQIECQNDKREITHLHYTGWPDHGVPMYTQSLVAYLKKILATPAGKGPVVVHCSAGVGRTGTIILCDICLRQAVVERIIDMPMVVRRMRGDRANMVDNAQQYCLAHLVVLESIFAGQTQMQCSNDLPEQINKMRQQLPLDMQRLKDAVWQDRVLQSMWAAGGFAHENIGNKGSELVPVNPAKSEFEQPPSFARVGNYSNIISVVGVKVKNQYLVSQLPSPSTLRETWKIIGEMNVELVIVLQSAKPQDDTPICDIITSQPICVPLPYLQVITERSFEDKHFTTHQLLLIDTSQEEERLQTVTVITCTGWGCDEGGKPPTVKSLVSLWNSSEKIPRKAGPVLVLCRDGVTACGLYVALSFMLERMAMERECDVISAVRAVRRSNPGFVKSKEQFEYLYDAAVNYFGCFETYANFS from the exons ATGGATTCCTCTTACAATTCCCTTACCACCCTGACGTTTTTGCTGTCTTTTATGGTTCTACAGAGTTTCGAAGAGCTAGTTTTGCTGCACCATCCTACGATAGAAAATGGACCGACAAGAAATGTGACTTGCGTGTCAGATTTCGACGACGCTGCGTTGATATGGAATTCCAATAAGGACTTTGAACCTGACGAGACAAGGAATAATTTGGCCA ATTTTCAGCCGAAGAACCCAGCGTCAGATAAGGACGTCAGATGTGCAATTTGGGATAAATTGCGTTGCAAGATACGTTGGGCAAAAACCGGTAATTGGAGCTTATTCAAGTCTAATACAGCGCCAATGGGTCCCGCGTTCGACTATCGATGGGAAG ATTTCAAGGAATACGTCTTTGAGAACTCAGttaacaaaaatgaatttcaacctGTCGGTGAGGTGCCAGAGGGGTTCGGCAGCGTATTTTTCTCAGCCCGAGGAAGACGTTCAGTTCAAGTAGTTTTATGCGAAACTCAAAATGCAACAATGTCGTCATGCTTTTCTATAAGCCTCGCGGTTAAAAACGGGAATATGTCGAATATTGCGTCCTGCGAAAAGGGAATACCcaagaaagggaaaaagaagCAGAACGTGGGATGCAACACTAAAATCAAGCGGGAG CACAACGAAGAAGATATTTTTCACCCGTACGAATGGCGTACGTTTGGATTATCATGGAACAGCAGTGACCATTCGATAAAGGTTTTCAACGGTACTGATATCAAGCCATTCTTGGAAAACAATTTTGAGAACTGGTATAACGTGAAACACATTCTAGTTCGAAGCAACAAAGAAACTCGCATTCGATTCCACCTTT ACGATTATTGGTTGACGACACAGAAAAATACCATCTTATCTACTGCTGCGTTCAATCAACATGACCAAAAATTGTGTATGAAACTACTGGTTAGCCTTTGCTCCGAATGCACATTAAATATTACCCTGGTAGATGCAGATAAGAATAGTAGATTtccgttaaaaaatatatcaagaAAAGGAGAAACATCTAGATACGGTGAAACTGTGCTGTGGGAATCGTTCAAAATAGAGGTGTTATCGGCAGACATCACGAAACTAGTAAAACTGGAAGTGCAAACCTTTATaaatgaagatgaagaaaGGGGTTACTGGGCAATCGATAATTTCCGAATGTGCGAATCAGAGGTTGAGTCATCCCATGCTTCTACGAAAATTGAAGCTTTTCACGATTGTACAACGATTTCCgaacaaagtaaaaaataccTTCTTTCGCACAGTACAAGAAAATCGACCGTAACTATTTATCGAGAAAAGCACTCGTACACTTGGCCCAAAATCTATTGTCAAAAACTGTCTAATAACGTCACCGAGAATGCGGTAATATATTTGCCAGAAGAAATAAATCATGCCGATACAATCC ATCATAAATTCCATGGTGAGACAGAAAAAGCGAAACAATCGccgaaaacaaattttgacGCAGGATGGATAATTTGTCGCTCTAACGGTTGTGTTTCTGATCAAGGTCATACGGATATTGCTAACGAGTGTGTAAAAG AATGTCTCGATGGCTTCTACGGACACGATTGCAAAAAATGTGGAATTTGCAATGATGCCGAACCCTGCAACAAGACAACTGGATTTTGCGATAAGGGGTGTGCTGACCTCGAGCTCTCACCACCGTTATGTAAACCAG TACCAGGAAAAGTACGAAACTTGATTTCCCAAAATAAATGGGAAGatgtcattgaattgaaatgggATCCCCCTGTTGACAAAAATGAAATCCTCAACTACACCGTCACAATTAAG AGAGATGAGTTGTTCGGTTGCAAGAACCTCGGAAAATCGTCGCCGTGTGAGGACGAGGCATCGTACGAAGTGACGAATACTTCTGTGATCCTCAGAGAATTGAATCCCTACGCGCTTTACACGGCAACGGTGATCGCCAAACCTGCGAACCCGAAATGGCCGCCAACGGTCACATTTCGAACACTTGAAAAGA GTATACCCACGGCAAAAATCAGCCATCTACGATTCAATGAGGAAGAAGATCGCCTCGAATGGAAGGCGCCTGAGGATTGCACGACAATTTCAGGCCGTCACGGAGCCACAAAATTGTGCATCGAAAAAGTGGACGGACCGGAAGAAAAGCCTATAACGGTGACCGTCAACGCTACAAATTTCTATTACGATTTGAAACAGCTTAAACTGGAACCGTATACGGAGTACAATGTCCGAGCTTATATCTTGAGAGATGCCGAAACAGCCTCAGAGAATCATAACGTATATGCAGAACTGACTTGGAGGTCACCACCGACCG CACCAAAGCCAGTCAAAGGTTTGGAGGCATACGAAGtcgatttaaataaaaataccgcCTCTCTACGGTGGAAACATACAGAAACGAGCGCGAGCGAAATTGAATCCTACATCGTATTATTTTATCTAGGAAAACATACGTTCCTAAACCGGACTTACAAACTTTCCGATGGAGAGTTGAAATGCAAGCTGTGGACGGAATACGTCTGCTTGAAAAATGTTAACTTCAAACCAGGTTCTTCGGTCGAG GTTTCGGCGAAAAACAAGCACGTGGAGGAGCCAGGAAGCCCGGACAATGTTACGTTTAACATGGACGACTGGTTTAAGAAGC CACCTGGCAAACCTCTGAAGTTGACAGCGCACCCCCAAACTTATGGAACGGTGATATTGAAATGGAGAGATCCGTCGTTTACTCCGGTAACCATCGCGAAATTCTGCATCAACGTCGAAATTTTGAGTACGAACCTAATCGCAGATCCGACGTACCTGTATCCAATAACGCAAAATTATGACGTAACAGAGAAGCAGAATGAATACCAAACAACAATAAACGTCGCGACCGCGTCACGGTACCGCATTTCTGTTAAGGCGGTAAATCAGCGCAACGTTGAAAGCGTATCAGCCTACCGTAACGTTTCAGTAAAGCCAAGCCTTGCTTTCGAGAGTATAAACAAACTCGACATGAAACGCGACGAAAATATCATCCGACTCAAGATTCCTGCGCTAATTAATGCGACGCGAAATACGATGCTCCACGTGACCgtaaaaagatttttaacCTGCGAGCGAAAAGATTCAAAACCGTCATTGGAAAAACACTTGAATTCCGAAGTAATACTGATGAATGATATTAAG GTAACTGACAACGAACCGaaaatcgtgaatatttcTATGAGCAAAACTGTTCGCTTCGTGGATAATTGTCTCTTACTTTCTAAAgagtatttcaaaattgaggTTCGAGTAAATGACTCGTTCTCCAAGGAGACGGATGACCTTCCCAGGTTCACCGCTATACGAAGCCTACAAGAAAAACCTCAAAAACAGAATCTACTTTGGCTTCTACTCGTCATCCCATTAACCATGACAATTCTATTACTCATTTATTTTCG AACTCGCCTAAGACCGGGGATGCAAAAGAATCAGCACAGTACTGTTTCGCTTCCGATGAGTGTGAACTTTGGTGCACCTAGTAAGATCACATCGACTCCGTGTGCTGTGAAGCAATCAATCgacccacccccacccccaccaAACCTATCGCCACGTTCAGTTTCCGAGCAGAGTAAACCTGACGTGGTGCAATCCGATGATCAATCTCGACCTGTGAAAATCGAAGAATTTGAAGAGTACGCGAAAGAGGCCCTCGCGAGTGGACTGCTTGAATTCCAATACACG CAATTTCCGAAAGGATTCCTGTCGACGTGCCGATATGCAAAATTGCCCGAAAATAAATCGAAGAACAGATACAGCGATCGGGTACCGT ATGACAAAAACCGAGTGGAGCTTGAGAAAGTTTCGGATGATCCCTATTCCGACTATATTAACGCAAGTTACGTACAG GGTTACCGTAAAACGAGGGCCTACATCGCGACACAAGGACCAAAACCGAATACGGTAAAAGACTTTTGGAAAATGGTTTGGCAGGAGAACGCACGAGTTATTTGCATGGTAGCCAACATAATCGAGAGTGGAAAG ACAAAGTGTGAAAAGTACTGGCCGGAATGTGGTAGCAATATCAAATACGGCGATATTATCGTCTCGAACATAGGCCACGAAGTGCTTGCCGATTATGTCGTCAGGACCTTGCAGATAGAATGCCAAAATGATAAGCGTGAG ATCACGCATCTTCACTACACGGGATGGCCGGATCACGGAGTGCCGATGTACACCCAATCGCTTGTCGCCTACCTTAAAAAGATCCTGGCAACGCCCGCCGGAAAAGGTCCCGTGGTCGTCCACTGCAGTGCAGGAGTAGGCAGGACCGGCACCATAATTTTGTGCGACATCTGCCTACGCCAAGCCGTCGTCGAGAGG ATAATCGATATGCCAATGGTGGTCAGGAGAATGCGAGGGGATCGTGCCAATATGGTGGACAACGCCCAACAGTACTGCCTTGCTCATCTCGTAGTTTTGGAAAGTATTTTTGCTGGACAAACGCAAATGCAGTGTAGCAACGATTTGCCAGAacagataaataaaatgaggCAACAGCTACCACTCGACATGCAGAG GCTCAAAGATGCTGTCTGGCAGGACCGGGTTTTACAATCAATGTGGGCAGCAGGAGGCTTCGCTCATGAAAACATTGGAAACAAAGGTTCTGAACTTGTTCCAG TAAATCCCGCCAAGTCCGAGTTTGAACAGCCCCCAAGTTTCGCCAGGGTGGGAAATTACAGTAATATAATAAGCGTCGTCGgagtaaaagtgaaaaaccAATATTTGGTATCACAACTTCCCTCACCCTCTACCCTGCGTGAAACGTGGAAAATAATTGGAGAAATGAACGTGGAATTGGTAATAGTGTTGCAAAGCGCTAAGCCCCAAGACGAT ACGCCAAT